Proteins from a genomic interval of Zingiber officinale cultivar Zhangliang chromosome 1B, Zo_v1.1, whole genome shotgun sequence:
- the LOC122054812 gene encoding zinc finger CCCH domain-containing protein 14-like isoform X1 has protein sequence MDASRKRGRPDAANGNGVGSKRNKEMDSFQPGIGGKSKPCTKFFSTSGCPYGEGCHFLHYFPGGLQAVQQLTNLGNPALAPAAWNPVAPPPFHNGASPIVKTRMCNKYNTAEGCKFGERCHFAHGERELGKLSSKDAPIAAPPPMGGRLGARFDPVPPGVDPAASFGASATAKISVDASLAGAIIGKGGVNTKQICRLTGAKLSIRDHESDTNLKNIEMEGTFDQINQASAMVRELIVSISASAKLPLRNPAPSAPAGPGSNFKTKICDNFTKGSCTFGDRCHFAHGENELRKTPA, from the exons ATGGATGCGTCTCGCAAGAGAGGGAGGCCGGATGCCGCCAATGGAAATGGCGTTGGATCGAAGCGGAATAAAG AAATGGACTCCTTTCAACCTGGTATAGGAGGCAAATCCAAGCCATGCACCAAGTTTTTCAG CACTTCTGGTTGTCCATATGGAGAGGGTTGTCATTTTCTGCATTATTTTCCTGGTGGCCTTCAGGCCGTGCAACAGTTGACGAACCTAGGCAACCCTGCTCTGGCACCCGCTGCATGGAACCCAGTGGCTCCTCCACCCTTCCACAATGGTGCTTCGCCCATTGTAAAGACTCGCATGTGCAACAAATATAACACTGCTGAAGGCTGCAAATTTGGGGAAAGGTGCCATTTTGCCCATGGTGAACGGGAGCTTGGCAAGCTATCATCCAAAGATGCTCCAATTGCAGCACCCCCTCCCATGGGGGGAAGACTTGGGGCAAGGTTTGACCCCGTGCCCCCTGGTGTAGATCCTGCTGCTAGCTTCGGTGCCTCTGCTACTGCAAAGATCAGTGTGGATGCATCCCTTGCCGGTGCGATCATCGGGAAGGGTGGAGTCAACACGAAGCAGATATGCCGTTTGACTGGTGCCAAGCTATCGATACGCGACCATGAgtcagacacaaacctaaaaaacattgagatggaaggcacctttgatCAAATTAACCAGGCTAGTGCTATGGTAAGAGAGCTAATTGTCAGCATCTCTGCTAGTGCTAAACTGCCACTCAGGAATCCAGCTCCTTCTGCCCCGGCTGGCCCAGGAAGCAACTTCAAAACCAAAATCTGTGACAACTTTACAAAAGGGTCTTGCACTTTCGGCGACCGGTGCCATTTTGCACACGGGGAAAATGAGCTTCGCAAGACACCTGCATGA
- the LOC122054812 gene encoding zinc finger CCCH domain-containing protein 14-like isoform X2, producing the protein MDSFQPGIGGKSKPCTKFFSTSGCPYGEGCHFLHYFPGGLQAVQQLTNLGNPALAPAAWNPVAPPPFHNGASPIVKTRMCNKYNTAEGCKFGERCHFAHGERELGKLSSKDAPIAAPPPMGGRLGARFDPVPPGVDPAASFGASATAKISVDASLAGAIIGKGGVNTKQICRLTGAKLSIRDHESDTNLKNIEMEGTFDQINQASAMVRELIVSISASAKLPLRNPAPSAPAGPGSNFKTKICDNFTKGSCTFGDRCHFAHGENELRKTPA; encoded by the exons ATGGACTCCTTTCAACCTGGTATAGGAGGCAAATCCAAGCCATGCACCAAGTTTTTCAG CACTTCTGGTTGTCCATATGGAGAGGGTTGTCATTTTCTGCATTATTTTCCTGGTGGCCTTCAGGCCGTGCAACAGTTGACGAACCTAGGCAACCCTGCTCTGGCACCCGCTGCATGGAACCCAGTGGCTCCTCCACCCTTCCACAATGGTGCTTCGCCCATTGTAAAGACTCGCATGTGCAACAAATATAACACTGCTGAAGGCTGCAAATTTGGGGAAAGGTGCCATTTTGCCCATGGTGAACGGGAGCTTGGCAAGCTATCATCCAAAGATGCTCCAATTGCAGCACCCCCTCCCATGGGGGGAAGACTTGGGGCAAGGTTTGACCCCGTGCCCCCTGGTGTAGATCCTGCTGCTAGCTTCGGTGCCTCTGCTACTGCAAAGATCAGTGTGGATGCATCCCTTGCCGGTGCGATCATCGGGAAGGGTGGAGTCAACACGAAGCAGATATGCCGTTTGACTGGTGCCAAGCTATCGATACGCGACCATGAgtcagacacaaacctaaaaaacattgagatggaaggcacctttgatCAAATTAACCAGGCTAGTGCTATGGTAAGAGAGCTAATTGTCAGCATCTCTGCTAGTGCTAAACTGCCACTCAGGAATCCAGCTCCTTCTGCCCCGGCTGGCCCAGGAAGCAACTTCAAAACCAAAATCTGTGACAACTTTACAAAAGGGTCTTGCACTTTCGGCGACCGGTGCCATTTTGCACACGGGGAAAATGAGCTTCGCAAGACACCTGCATGA